In a genomic window of Zerene cesonia ecotype Mississippi chromosome Z, Zerene_cesonia_1.1, whole genome shotgun sequence:
- the LOC119835466 gene encoding proton-coupled amino acid transporter-like protein pathetic, translating to MTNESNGIPAPQELETFIHPDEKAKELEVKKYNLADAEAGEYDPFAERKLENPTSNMDTLTHLLKASLGTGILAMPKAFKAAGLISGIFFTVLVAVVCTHCSYVLIKCAHVLYIKTKKPSMSFPEVAEASLMHGPEWGKKWANSFRIFIVVCLFMTYFGTCSVYTVIIAKNIVQVIPPSMVDQSDDGVIRVIILILLVPLILMVWIKNLKYLAPVSMLANFFMGLGLGITFYFLVGTGELNFDNVSMIKAPWEWPEFFSLTIFAMEAIGVVMPLENSMKTPKSMLGFCGVLNKGMSGVTLVYILLGFLGYLRFGENVQDSITLNLEPHPDDPQVYGVLAQVVKVSIAVAVYCTFGLQFFVCIEIMWNSIKEKFTNRPNFADYVMRTIMVTLCVLLAVAFPTIGPLMGVIGAFCFSLLGLIAPAFIEIVTYWDIGYGPCKYLIWKNVLVLMFGLFALIFGTKTAILGIIYSA from the exons ATGACTAat GAGTCCAACGGCATCCCAGCTCCACAGGAGTTGGAAACTTTCATTCATCCAGACGAAAAGGCTAAGGAGCTAGAAGTCAAAAA atACAATTTAGCAGATGCAGAAGCGGGGGAGTATGATCCGTTTGCGGAAAGAAAATTGGAGAATCCAACTTC AAATATGGACACGCTCACTCATCTCCTCAAAGCCTCGCTGGGTACCGGAATTCTGGCCATGCCGAAAGCTTTTAAAGCAGCGGGACTTATCTCAGGCATATTCTTCACTGTGTTGGTTGCAGTAGTGTGCACACACTGCTCTTATGTACTT ataAAATGTGCCCATGTGCTGTACATAAAGACGAAAAAGCCATCCATGAGCTTTCCAGAAGTGGCGGAAGCCTCGCTAATGCATGGCCCGGAATGGGGCAAGAAATGGGCTAATTCCTTTag GATATTTATTGTGGTCTGCCTGTTCATGACGTACTTTGGTACATGCTCAGTGTACACGGTCATCATAGCCAAGAATATTGTGCag GTAATCCCTCCGTCCATGGTGGACCAATCAGATGATGGAGTAATCCGTGTGATCATTCTGATCTTACTGGTTCCTCTCATACTCATGGTGTGGATCAAGAATCTCAAGTATCTCGCCCCAGTATCCATGCTCGCCAACTTCTTCATGGGGCTCGGTCTCGGAATTACTTTCTACTTCTTAGTAGGCACCGGGGAACTGAACTTTGATAATGTCTCCATGATCAAGGCGCCATGGGAATGGCCGGAGTTCTTTTCTTTAACAATATTCGCCATGGAAGCCATCGGGGTTGTGATGCCGCTGGAGAATTCTATGAAGACCCCGAAATCCATGCTTGGCTTTTGTGGTGTGCTAAACAAGGGAATGTCCGGAGTCACCCTTGTATACATTCTATTGGGTTTTCTGGGATATCTGCGGTTCGGTGAAAATGTCCAAGACTCCATCACTCTGAATCTGGAACCACATCCTGATGACCCTCAAGTTTATGGAgt GCTCGCCCAAGTTGTAAAGGTCAGTATCGCTGTTGCCGTCTACTGCACATTCGGTCTGCAGTTCTTCGTGTGCATCGAGATCATGTGGAACAGCATCAAGGAGAAGTTCACGAACCGGCCTAACTTCGCCGACTACGTGATGCGCACCATCATGGTCACGCTGTGCGTCCTCCTGGCGGTCGCTTTCCCGACTATCGGCCCTCTCATGGGAGTCATCGGTGCTTTCTGCTTCTCACTCCTCGGCCTCATCGCTCCAGCGTTCATTGAGATCGTTACGTATTGGGACATCGGCTACGGCCCCTGCAAGTACCTTATATGGAAGAACGTCCTCGTACTCATGTTCGGCCTCTTCGCCCTTATATTTGGCACCAAAACTGCCATCCTAGGCATTATTTACTCGGCATGA